In Torulaspora globosa chromosome 1, complete sequence, a genomic segment contains:
- the CTK1 gene encoding cyclin-dependent serine/threonine protein kinase CTK1 (ancestral locus Anc_2.425), with the protein MPYNNSMWLNSMQRNERSSFTNRKLLIDRPSFKRRVGNPPPSRPAPKRLRADNRPITPLPPHPASNASTHNGFNSRYNAARQTSRYEGSRYNNPNPKTAYKNEPRSQVWTTNHNDSAHTTENGRKDKFLSQLPKGPKVSMSRYNDGKSAISMRQKVEQSRIPPPSLITETRESSVYDRIIQVGEGTYGKVFKARNTVTGRMVALKRLRLEGEREGFPITSIREIKLLQSFDHPNVSTLTEIMVESQKTVYMIFDYADNDLSGLLMNKQIVINAAQCKHIFEQLLRGMDYLHNSGILHRDIKGSNILIDNKGHLRITDFGLARKIKADNDYTNRVITLWYRPPELLLGTTNYGPEVDMWGCGCVLVELFNKSAIFQGQNELEQLDAIFKIMGTPNTDRWPNLFDMPWFFMVMPQQTNKFPNVFQEKFSSIIPSQACIRLSEGLLSYDQGKRLTAAQALQSDYFKELPKPEPLILEGHEGCHEYEVKLARKQKRAKLQKEQT; encoded by the coding sequence ATGCCTTACAATAATAGTATGTGGTTAAACTCTATGCAACGTaatgaaagaagctcttttACTAacagaaagctcttgatAGATCGTCCGAGTTTCAAAAGACGAGTTGGTAATCCACCGCCATCGAGACCAGCTCCAAAGAGGCTACGTGCTGATAACCGTCCTATTACCCCTCTCCCACCACATCCAGCTTCAAATGCATCCACTCATAACGGCTTTAACTCGCGCTATAACGCTGCAAGGCAAACCTCACGGTATGAAGGTTCCCGATATAACAATCCCAATCCAAAGACAGCATATAAGAATGAGCCGAGGAGTCAGGTATGGACAACTAATCATAATGACAGCGCACATACAACTGAAAATGGCAGAAAGGATAAGTTTCTTTCGCAATTACCCAAGGGTCCAAAAGTATCGATGTCGAGATATAACGACGGCAAGAGTGCGATCAGCATGAGACAGAAGGTGGAACAAAGCAGAATACCGCCTCCGTCGCTTATAACAGAGACCAGGGAGAGCTCCGTCTACGATAGGATTATACAAGTCGGAGAGGGCACGTATGGTAAGGTTTTCAAAGCCCGCAACACCGTGACGGGAAGAATGGTAGCACTCAAAAGGCTCAGGTTGGAAGGCGAAAGAGAAGGCTTTCCGATAACGTCCATCCGTGAGATCAAACTTCTGCAGAGCTTTGACCACCCGAACGTTTCCACATTGACCGAGATCATGGTTGAGTCGCAGAAGACGGTCTATATGATCTTCGACTACGCAGATAATGACTTAAGCGGCCTGCTGATGAACAAGCAAATCGTGATAAATGCAGCCCAATGTAAACACATCTTCGAACAGCTTCTCCGCGGCATGGATTACCTACACAACAGCGGGATCCTCCATCGTGACATCAAGGGATCGAACATTCTCATAGATAATAAAGGACATTTAAGGATTACAGATTTTGGACTCGCGAGAAAGATAAAAGCAGATAACGACTATACGAACCGTGTTATAACGCTGTGGTACAGGCCTCCGGAACTTTTGCTAGGAACCACGAATTACGGCCCTGAAGTAGATATGTGGGGTTGCGGTTGCGTGCTGGTGGAACTTTTTAACAAGTCAGCCATTTTCCAAGGCCAGAACGAGCTGGAACAGTTAGACGCAATATTCAAGATTATGGGAACTCCGAACACAGACCGCTGGCCAAATCTATTCGACATGCCATGGTTCTTTATGGTGATGCCTCAGCAGACGAACAAGTTTCCAAACGTCTTTCAGGAGAAattctcatcgatcatTCCATCACAAGCATGCATCCGATTATCTGAAGGATTACTGTCGTACGATCAAGGCAAAAGACTCACCGCTGCACAAGCGTTACAAAGCGATTACTTCAAAGAATTACCAAAACCCGAACCACTAATTCTGGAAGGTCATGAGGGTTGTCATGAGTATGAAGTTAAGCTAGCAAGAAAGCAGAAGCGCGCCAAACTTCAAAAGGAACAGACCTGA
- the HSK3 gene encoding Hsk3p (ancestral locus Anc_2.426), with amino-acid sequence MNLINMGSHHEQSNHLPSMSNPNKERQYAHMAHQLQLLQSNLVKTTEQLDIMSQQCNKNLVGQLGKVHATWFIGSNRYFEEEMLGKQKK; translated from the coding sequence ATGAACTTGATCAACATGGGAAGCCATCATGAACAAAGCAACCACTTGCCAAGCATGTCTAATCCCAACAAAGAGCGTCAGTATGCTCATATGGCTCATCAGTTGCAGTTGCTGCAGTCAAATCTGGTGAAGACCACCGAGCAGCTCGATATCATGTCACAACAGTGCAATAAGAACCTGGTAGGCCAATTGGGTAAAGTGCATGCAACCTGGTTCATTGGAAGCAATAGATAttttgaggaagaaatgTTAGGtaagcagaagaaatga
- the SPC24 gene encoding kinetochore-associated Ndc80 complex subunit SPC24 (ancestral locus Anc_2.427) has translation MLIKFIAYNTKDGYHRSNKTSQQPRRPKLESMSNNNLLENPADLLRQVRENFIIEQDVESLAAIDEKASQIKAKSQEELRRSKMEISNLELQLKSKETRIGVLVNELAQVKDESQDLMGKNDLLSFVKQLDELEQSVVQLRSELDERIVTLVKGQRSSTTASEQPSGELIDDEERKDILRDTVARANILKLKLYRSLGLVIDDANGQVFIEKDNSEIDTLPLDNDLSDFFRTKYIWDRIKANR, from the coding sequence ATGTTGATCAAGTTCATCGCGTATAATACAAAGGATGGGTATCATCGCTCCAACAAGACATCACAACAGCCTAGGAGGCCGAAGCTAGAATCCATGTCTAACAATAATTTACTGGAGAATCCGGCAGATCTCCTTCGACAAGTACGTGAGAACTTTATCATCGAGCAGGATGTAGAATCGCTAGCAGCCATTGATGAGAAGGCTAGTCAAATCAAGGCCAAATCGCAAGAAGAGCTACGAAGAAGCAAGATGGAGATTTCCAACTTGGAACTGCAACTGAAGTCGAAGGAGACCAGGATTGGCGTTCTTGTGAACGAGTTGGCGCAAGTGAAGGATGAATCGCAGGACCTGATGGGGAAGAATGATCTGCTTAGCTTCGtcaagcagctggatgAACTAGAACAATCAGTAGTCCAGCTGCGAAGTGAGCTGGACGAACGGATCGTTACACTGGTCAAGGGACAACGATCATCTACAACTGCATCTGAACAGCCTTCTGGCGAGCTGATAGATGACGAAGAGCGGAAGGATATCCTACGGGACACTGTAGCGAGAGCTAACATTCTTAAGCTGAAATTATACAGATCGTTAGGCCTGGTGATCGACGATGCAAACGGCCAGGTCTTCATCGAGAAAGATAACTCGGAGATCGACACGCTGCCCTTGGACAACGATCTCAGCGATTTCTTCAGGACAAAGTACATCTGGGATAGAATCAAGGCAAACCGATGA
- the MRPL31 gene encoding mitochondrial 54S ribosomal protein mL60 (ancestral locus Anc_2.428) codes for MFGPFKASNSLLGGLLWKVPWRMSSHQKQRVRHRLRDVDEVLKQVNLGLHVQRSQEKGVAYQDALAMTKKFKPRIKSLRLLNKSSFFPKENQMSSKDKYTVFDRKSKDYRKGVHKVPKWTKLSLRRNPKFF; via the coding sequence ATGTTTGGTCCTTTCAAAGCGTCCAATTCGCTACTTGGTGGGCTACTATGGAAAGTTCCATGGAGGATGTCTTCACACCAGAAGCAAAGAGTCAGACATAGGCTAAGAGACGTCGACGAAGTGCTCAAGCAGGTGAACCTGGGATTGCACGTCCAACGAAGCCAAGAGAAGGGGGTAGCGTATCAAGATGCTTTGGCCATGaccaagaagttcaaacCACGGATAAAGTCGTTGCGTCTGCTCAACAAATCGTCATTCTTCCCCAAAGAAAACCAGATGTCGTCGAAGGATAAGTACACTGTGTTCGATAGGAAGTCCAAGGACTACAGAAAAGGTGTCCACAAGGTACCTAAATGGACAAAACTGTCTCTGAGAAGGAACCCGAAGTTTTTCTGA
- the CMC1 gene encoding Cmc1p (ancestral locus Anc_2.429), with product MSEGQQPAKRGARLPIWVLSPREEKEARQNLKKFAYNECDEYVQAMANCAKANGIKVFPACDAQRDKMVECMLFYQVDAKYLDEQRDLIIQRKIAALEEQVRKNRDK from the coding sequence ATGAGTGAGGGACAACAACCTGCAAAACGCGGCGCTAGGTTACCCATTTGGGTGCTGTCACCTAGggaggagaaggaggcCCGccaaaacttgaagaagtttgcaTACAATGAGTGCGATGAATACGTACAGGCAATGGCCAATTGTGCCAAGGCGAACGGGATCAAGGTGTTTCCTGCGTGTGACGCTCAACGGGACAAGATGGTGGAATGTATGCTGTTTTACCAAGTGGATGCGAAATATCTGGATGAACAGAGGGACCTGATTATACAGAGGAAGATTGCAGCATTGGAGGAGCAAGTACGTAAGAACAGGGACAAATGA
- the APL2 gene encoding Apl2p (ancestral locus Anc_2.430): protein MPPLDKKIKKFLKNSIRVAPKISNKGELAELRAGLVSQYPQTRKDAIKKTIQQMTLGKDVSSLFPDVLKNMATNDVEQKKLVYLYVMNYAETHPELCILAVNTFVTDAQDPNPLIRCMSIRTMSMIRVDKILDYVESPLRRTLQDDNPYVRKTAVICVAKLFQLDRELCIELGVLEDLKASLDDSNPMVVANATAALTEINTMDPSAIDLTELINSHVSQFLLALNECTEWARITILDALAGYDSKDSLEAQDIIDRVSAHLQHVNPAVVLATIQVVIKNYPRTQQQQTNKAIMNRLSSALVSIMSTPPEMQYIALRNIRIILEKYPELLTKELRIFYVKFNDPLYVKLEKIDILVRLVDPTNLKQCNLLLAELKEYSMEFEPEFVSRAIQGLAQLGIKYSDQKFVLKTLDILLELLERHENLKDDCCVAICDLLRHSCGDKEMVENVCSVLSSWESPESAMTSDSAKCNYVWLMGQYPDQFTNLQSKFEGFVQEFAQEEQLTQVSILMTAVRLHTRLPGAILQSVLELATTSIHELDVRDMAMIYWRCLSLPDSEKLIQELCSSVAPQIQSTLDSFSPELLEKLLTELSTIGSILFKPQSERTSNYVQRQRVVKGKKLHELEDMAKNEIANNFNDDVLLDFGGEESTGRVSGSKETLDDLDDLFNFSSDTVSEGLKSLSVRSQPAPKQTPNTQDLLDIF from the coding sequence ACGTTTCGTCTTTGTTCCCGGATGTTCTCAAGAATATGGCAACCAACGACGTGgaacaaaagaagctcGTTTATTTGTACGTTATGAATTATGCTGAGACGCATCCAGAGCTTTGCATCTTGGCTGTGAATACGTTTGTCACAGATGCCCAGGATCCCAACCCTTTGATCCGCTGCATGTCGATCAGGACGATGTCGATGATCCGGGTGGATAAAATACTTGATTATGTGGAAAGCCCGTTACGCCGTACCCTTCAGGATGACAATCCGTATGTGAGAAAGACTGCTGTTATTTGTGTGGCAAAGCTTTTTCAGTTAGACAGAGAGCTCTGTATCGAGCTCGGAGTGCTAGAAGATCTAAAGGCGTCTCTCGACGACTCGAACCCTATGGTGGTTGCCAATGCGACCGCGGCACTCACCGAAATCAACACAATGGATCCAAGTGCCATCGATTTAACCGAGCTGATTAACTCCCACGTTTCACAGTTTCTGCTGGCGCTGAATGAATGCACGGAATGGGCAAGGATAACCATTTTAGACGCCTTGGCGGGCTATGATTCCAAAGACTCCCTGGAGGCACAGGATATCATCGATCGTGTATCAGCCCACCTTCAGCACGTTAATCCAGCAGTTGTTTTGGCTACCATACAGGTCGTAATCAAGAACTATCCGCGTactcagcagcagcaaacTAACAAAGCTATCATGAACAGACTCTCTTCGGCGTTAGTGTCTATCATGTCCACTCCACCGGAAATGCAATACATTGCCTTGAGAAATATAAGGATAATCCTGGAAAAGTATCCAGAACTGCTTACAAAGGAGCTGAGAATCTTCTACGTTAAGTTTAACGATCCATTGTATGTCAAGCTAGAGAAGATAGATATTCTAGTAAGGTTAGTGGACCCAACGAATTTGAAACAATGCAATTTGTTGCTGGCTGAACTAAAAGAATACTCTATGGAATTTGAACCTGAGTTTGTTTCTCGGGCAATTCAGGGTTTAGCGCAGTTGGGTATCAAGTACTCGGATCAGAAATTTGTTCTCAAAACTTTAGACATTCTATTGGAGCTTCTCGAAAGGCATGAAAACCTGAAAGACGATTGTTGCGTGGCGATTTGTGATCTCTTAAGGCACAGCTGTGGAGACAAAGAGATGGTTGAAAACGTTTGCTCCGTACTAAGCTCTTGGGAGAGCCCTGAATCTGCCATGACATCTGACTCTGCTAAGTGTAACTATGTGTGGTTAATGGGCCAGTATCCGGATCAGTTTACTAATCTACAGAGCAAATTCGAAGGAtttgttcaagaattcGCGCAGGAAGAGCAGCTGACCCAGGTTTCCATACTAATGACAGCAGTGAGGCTACATACCAGGTTGCCTGGTGCGATTCTTCAGAGTGTGCTGGAGCTAGCGACAACTTCTATTCATGAGCTGGATGTTAGAGACATGGCCATGATATATTGGAGATGTCTATCGTTGCCTGATTCCGAGAAGTTGATACAGGAACTGTGCTCGTCGGTTGCGCCTCAGATCCAAAGCACCCTCGATTCCTTTTCTCCTGAActtctggagaagttgCTAACAGAGCTTTCCACGATAGGCTCCATCCTCTTCAAGCCACAATCAGAGAGGACGTCGAATTATGTACAGCGACAGAGGGTCGTCAAGGGCAAGAAACTACATGAGCTGGAGGACATGGCCAAGAACGAGATTGCCAATAACTTCAATGATGATGTACTGCTTGATTTCGGCGGCGAGGAATCAACTGGGCGAGTATCCGGGAGCAAAGAGACGCTTGACGACCTGGATGACCTATTCAACTTCAGTTCTGACACCGTAAGCGAAGGTCTGAAAAGTCTAAGCGTGCGATCGCAACCGGCGCCCAAGCAAACGCCGAACACTCAGGACCTCTTGGACATCTTTTGA